One window of the Archangium primigenium genome contains the following:
- a CDS encoding VOC family protein, protein METDKLLSSFVKVLVSDAERSLKFYEALGFKRLNADPPFTHLRWEQQAEVYLVAVPAAATLKERRGVGVLIGIRVGAVGLEEIATRARELGTSVEGPTRQPWHTRELTVEDPDGYRLNFIEPA, encoded by the coding sequence ATGGAGACTGACAAGCTGCTGTCGTCGTTCGTGAAGGTGCTCGTGTCCGACGCCGAGCGCTCGTTGAAGTTCTACGAGGCCCTCGGCTTCAAGCGCCTGAACGCGGATCCCCCCTTCACCCACCTGCGCTGGGAGCAGCAGGCCGAGGTGTACCTCGTCGCCGTTCCCGCCGCGGCCACGCTCAAGGAGCGCCGGGGCGTGGGCGTGCTCATCGGCATCCGCGTGGGCGCGGTGGGCCTCGAGGAGATCGCCACCCGCGCCCGGGAGCTCGGCACCTCCGTGGAGGGCCCGACCCGGCAGCCCTGGCACACGCGGGAGCTCACCGTCGAGGATCC